Genomic DNA from Mycobacterium stomatepiae:
GCCGCTGCCGGACAGCGGTCCTCGTTGTGCACCGGCCCGGACGCCACGCAGCAGCCTGCCCAGCAACGCCATCACGCTCCGCTTCCGGCGCCGCGCATGGCGACCGCGCTGGAGCGCAGCAGCTCGCCAAGTTCGGCGGGCAGGTATCCCTGCGCCGCCAGCCGGGGCATGACGCCTCCGCTCTCGATGATCTCGAGAATCAGGTCGGGCAGTTTGGGAACCATCCCGGACTCTCCGGTGCTGTCATTGCGCCAGCCGCCGTCGGTCAGATTGAAGGCCCCGATATCGCCCTCGCTGAACACGGTGGTGGCATGAGGAATGGTGATCGCGGGCAGCCCGGCGTTGACGGCGTTACGGAAAAACAGCGAGTTGAATTCCTCGGCAACGAGCCCGGCGACGCCGAGTTCTATGAAAAGCGAAGCGACCGGTCGCGACGAGCCGAGTCCGAAGTTCTTGCCCGCCAGAACGATATCGCCTGGCGAAACCTGATCGGTCCAACCCGGCCGCACCTCGTAGAAGATGTGCTTGGCCGCTTCGGCGGGCTCCATTTTCATCGCGAACGCGGGGTACATGGCGTCGGTGTTCAGGTTGTCGCCGAACACCCATACCTTGCCGGAGAAGTTCAGCGTCATGCCGCCACATTCCGCGGGTCGGTGATGTACCCGGCGATCGCCGATGCGGCAACCGTCGCCGGTGAGGCCATGAAGATCTCGGCCTCGGTGCTGCCCATGCGGCCGGTGAAGTTGCGCGTGCTCGACGTGATGCACACCTCGCCGGGCCCGATGACCCCCATGTGATAGCCAAAGCACGCGCCGCAGGTCGAATTGGTGACGACGCCGCCCGCATCGGCGATGTCCTGCAGGTAGCCCAGTCGCATGGCCTGGCGGTACACCGCCTGGGAGGCCGGCGTCACCAGCAGTCGCACACCCGGAGCAATGGTCTTGCCGCGCAACACCCTTGCGGCGATCTCGAGATCCTCGAGTTGACTGTTCGCGCATGATCCGATGAACGCCTGGTCCACCTTCTGCCTGCCCAACTGCGAGACGGGCAACCCGTTGCGGCTCACGGTGCCCGGCCGGGCCACATAGGGTTCCAGGGCGGACAGGTCGATGTGCCGCACATCGTGGTAACCCGCGTCGGGATCCGGCGCCGCCGCGTCATATCCGGTGACGCCGGTGTCGTCGAGGAATCGGGCCAGCACGTCGTCGGCTTCGAAGGTGCTGAAATCGGCCGACACCTCGGCGCCCTGGGTCGCGATGGTGCGACGGTCGTGCATCGGTATGCCGGCCAGGCCCGGTCCGCCGAATTCCAGGTTGAGGTTGGCGGCGTCGCCGTACTTGTCGGCGATGTGCAGGAAGATGTCCTTGCCGCTCAGCGTGTTCGGCTTGGCGCCCTCGAGTTCATAGCGCACCGTCGGGGCGACCTGGAACCAGGTGGTGCCGGTGCACATGATCGAGTAGATCTCGGCGGGACCCAGTCCGCGGGCAGCAGTGTTGTAGGCGCCCGCGGCACAGGTGTGAGAATCGGTGCAGGCCAAGATTTCTCCCGGCCGTGCCAGGCCGTTCTCGGCGATGACCTGATGGCAGATGCCGTGCCGGCCGACATCGTAGAAGCGTTCGATGCCGAAGTCGGCCACGAACTTGCGCGCATGCGGGCCGCCGGCAGCATCCTTGATGGTCGGTGCGGGCACGGCGTGGTCCATCACGACGGCCAGCTTGTCGGGGTCGTGAATCCGGTTGGGCTGGATCCACATGGTGGCGAACTGCAGATCGATCAGCACGGTCATGTCGACGTCGACGACGGTGTCGCCCGGCGTCACGGAGTCCAGACCAACCTTGCGCGCGAAGATCTTTTCGATGATGGTCATGCTCATGAGGCGTCCTTAGTCGCGTACCTGGTGTCGAGCTCCAGCCACTCGGCCATGCCGACCAGGTTGAAGAAGTCGGTGGGGCTGGTGGGCAGGTGAGCCGCTAGAGCGTTTGGGTCGCTGCCGTTGAGCTGGCAAAGGGTTTGGAGCATACCGAACGTCGCTTGCATCAACAGGTTGCCCGGGTGAATCGCGATCGCGTAACCCAACTCTTGCAGCCGGGAGGCCGACTCCAGCGGGGTGAGCCCGCCCAGTACCAGATTGATCAGCAGGGGAGCGTCGACCTCGCGTGCGACGCGCTCGACCTCTTGCTCGTCCTGCGGCGCCTCGACGAAGATGATGTCCGCCCCCGCCTCGGCATAACGATTCGCTCGTTCGATCGCGGCGTCCAACCTGAGCGGCGCGCGGGCGTCGGTGCGGGCCACGACGAGCAGGTCGTCGTCGGAGCGAGCGTCCAGCGCGGCCGCCAGCGTCTGTTCGAACACCGTGGCATCGACGACCTGCTTGTCCGGCAGATGGCCGCAGCGTTTGGGAAACACCTGATCTTCCAACTGGATTGCGGCCGCCCCGGCAGCTTCGTAGGCGCGCACGGTGCGCACCACGTTCATCGGCGCGCCGTAGCCGGTGTCGGCGTCGGCGATCAACGGAATGTCGCCCAACGCGCCGGTGATCATCCGGACCCGGTCGGCCATCTCGGTCGCGGTGACCAATCCGATGTCGGGCAGGCCGAATCCGGACGCCGCGACTCCCGCGCCGGTCAGGTACGCCGCGACGTGCCCGGTACGTTTCGTCAGCTGTGCGGAGATGCCGTCGAAAACCCCCGGCGCGACTACGAGTTCGTGATTGTCCAACAGCTCACGCAGCCGTTGCCTTGCCGGTGTGCTGGCCATTGAGAGTCCTTTCAGTCCAGGGCGCCTGCGACGGGCGCGGCGAGCAGATCGATGAGATGCCCGATGTCATCGAGGTTTTCCAGGCCAACCACCGCGCACTCGATCGCGTTGGCGCGGCCCCGGTTGGTCACCCGATCGGCCAAGGAGTGAAACTTCGCAGCGAGTTCATCGTTGGTGACCGGGTCGGTGGGCCCGCCGTGCGGCAGGTCGACGCGCGCACGGTGTACCGTGCCGTCCCTCGAGGTCACTGAGACATCGGTGCGAAACCGCTCGGTGATCGGCGCGCCGGCCAATGACTCGTCCAGGTGCACCGATGTGTTGGCGATCAGCGACCAGATGTCGTCGGAGTCCAGCCGGGATGCGGTGAACTGCTCCGGCAGTACGTTGCCGTCCAGCAGTGCAGCGGCGGTGGCGTACCCGATATTCATCTGAGCGCCGATCGGCGTGAGGGGACGCTGTGGATTCCACCAGCCGTGCTTGTAGACAGTCTCGCCGACGGTGATGTCGGCCTTCGAGATATCTTCGGGTGCAACCGAACTCCGTAACTGCCGGCCCGCGTCGATCGCGCCGTGAAGGCCGCCCATCGCGGCGTAGGACTTGACCATGATGATCGTGATCTCCCAGCGCTCGCCGAGCTCGGCGGTCAAGACAGCGGCGTCAGGATCGTGGCCTTCCCCGAAAACGCTCAGGAATCCGCCA
This window encodes:
- a CDS encoding LeuD/DmdB family oxidoreductase small subunit yields the protein MTLNFSGKVWVFGDNLNTDAMYPAFAMKMEPAEAAKHIFYEVRPGWTDQVSPGDIVLAGKNFGLGSSRPVASLFIELGVAGLVAEEFNSLFFRNAVNAGLPAITIPHATTVFSEGDIGAFNLTDGGWRNDSTGESGMVPKLPDLILEIIESGGVMPRLAAQGYLPAELGELLRSSAVAMRGAGSGA
- a CDS encoding 3-isopropylmalate dehydratase large subunit, which gives rise to MSMTIIEKIFARKVGLDSVTPGDTVVDVDMTVLIDLQFATMWIQPNRIHDPDKLAVVMDHAVPAPTIKDAAGGPHARKFVADFGIERFYDVGRHGICHQVIAENGLARPGEILACTDSHTCAAGAYNTAARGLGPAEIYSIMCTGTTWFQVAPTVRYELEGAKPNTLSGKDIFLHIADKYGDAANLNLEFGGPGLAGIPMHDRRTIATQGAEVSADFSTFEADDVLARFLDDTGVTGYDAAAPDPDAGYHDVRHIDLSALEPYVARPGTVSRNGLPVSQLGRQKVDQAFIGSCANSQLEDLEIAARVLRGKTIAPGVRLLVTPASQAVYRQAMRLGYLQDIADAGGVVTNSTCGACFGYHMGVIGPGEVCITSSTRNFTGRMGSTEAEIFMASPATVAASAIAGYITDPRNVAA
- a CDS encoding isocitrate lyase/PEP mutase family protein; this encodes MASTPARQRLRELLDNHELVVAPGVFDGISAQLTKRTGHVAAYLTGAGVAASGFGLPDIGLVTATEMADRVRMITGALGDIPLIADADTGYGAPMNVVRTVRAYEAAGAAAIQLEDQVFPKRCGHLPDKQVVDATVFEQTLAAALDARSDDDLLVVARTDARAPLRLDAAIERANRYAEAGADIIFVEAPQDEQEVERVAREVDAPLLINLVLGGLTPLESASRLQELGYAIAIHPGNLLMQATFGMLQTLCQLNGSDPNALAAHLPTSPTDFFNLVGMAEWLELDTRYATKDAS